GCAAGACGATCGGGTTGTTCGCGGACCGGCTGCGCTGAGAGCGCGGCTAACCGTCAGCTGCTGATGACGCCGGGCGATCGGGTGCGCGGTTCGTGACGGTGGCCAGATGGTCCCATGTATCCTTGAGGATCATCCCGGCCGCCATCGCCAACACGAACACGATCACGCTCGGCATCAGTGTTGCGAGATTCACCAATGCCGGACCCGGACAAAGCCCGACAAGGCCCCAGCCAGCTCCGAACAGGATGGATCCGACAACCAGGGACCGATCGATCCCGGATCGCGTGGGCCATAGTGATTGAACAGCCAGAAGCGGCCGTTGCTGCCGTCGCGCCAATCCAAATCCCACAGCCGACACCACGAGCGCCGCGACCATCACGAAGGCCAAGGTCGGGTCCCAGTGGCCGAAGAGGTCGAGAAACCCGAGAACCTTCGCGGGTTGGGTCATGCCGGAGACGACCAGGCCGGTGCCGAAGATCAATCCGCAGATGAGGCTTGCAAATGCCGTCATGGTCAGCCTCCAAAGCCGTGGCGCATGACCGCGACAACCACGACGGCAGTGGACATGAAGATTGCCGTTGCCGCGATTGAGCGCGCCGAGAAGCGCGCGATCCCGCAAACGCCATGGCCCGAGGTGCAGCCGCCACCCAGCCTCGCGCCAAAGCCGACCAGCAGTCCGGCGGCGATGACCATGAGGTAGCCGTCCGGCATCTGCGGCTCAGGCATCGGATGGCCCAATAGCCCGCTGACGGTTGGCGCCAGAACAAGGCCTGCGACGAACGCCAATCGCCAGAGCTTGTCGCCGGGAACCAGTGTGAGGCCACCGCCCAGAATACCGCTGATACCAGCGATACGGCCGATGAGCATCATGAGCATCGCTGAGGCGAGCCCAACCAGCGCACCGCCCGCAAG
The Rhodoplanes sp. Z2-YC6860 genome window above contains:
- a CDS encoding YeeE/YedE family protein, with protein sequence MTAFASLICGLIFGTGLVVSGMTQPAKVLGFLDLFGHWDPTLAFVMVAALVVSAVGFGLARRQQRPLLAVQSLWPTRSGIDRSLVVGSILFGAGWGLVGLCPGPALVNLATLMPSVIVFVLAMAAGMILKDTWDHLATVTNRAPDRPASSAADG
- a CDS encoding YeeE/YedE family protein, with the protein product MASFDPISALAGGALVGLASAMLMMLIGRIAGISGILGGGLTLVPGDKLWRLAFVAGLVLAPTVSGLLGHPMPEPQMPDGYLMVIAAGLLVGFGARLGGGCTSGHGVCGIARFSARSIAATAIFMSTAVVVVAVMRHGFGG